The genomic stretch TAATATCGAGTATGATTGAACGAATGAaggaaagaagaagagaagttTTCTTTAATGCATTTAGCCTTCACAGACACTACTAATCATAGTAGAGATGCAACAGAAACATACAAACAATACGTGAAAAAAGGGTTCCACAGATAAAGTAATTTGTTCCCAGGAAAATGGGATAAAAATTGGCTTAGATATAAAATACGATTGATTGACTTTGTTTTGGATAACATAGGTTAAAGAATGTGCTTAAATGGTTTAGTCTAGTATTCAATAAACCTGACAATAGTGTGGAGTAATATACGTTTTTGAAACTTTTAAACAAACCCACAAGATTTGGAATCTTCAACAATTAAGCAACATTATACCATGTCATGGGTGCAGATCTTGGGGAACTACAAATTTAAATGGGTATATGTGATACTACAAATTTAAAGGGTATATGTGACACCTGCAGACTTGGCATTGCGAAGTGGAAATATCCACCAGACAAGTGTCCAGAAAACATGGAGTGCCTTAGTTTTTGCAATGGGACCCCTATTTGTGGAAACCTGTCTAGCTGAAAAGTACACACTGCATTGCAGAGGTACAGGTAAGAATTACCTATTTGTGACCTACAGAACACAGCAATGCTGACCTATACAACACATACCTGCCCTGGTCTACTTCAATGTTAAAATCCTACCTTAAAGCCACATATTGGCACTCGATTCAATGTTGAACCCTGGAGCAATACTAATCACAAACACTAACCCTTTCCATCAAATTAATATTCTTAGTAACTGCAGTTTTATTGGACTACATCCCAACTCTATAGCTCTGTTGGTCCCCAGCTAATGTTCTAAATATATTCTTTCTAAACATGGTTCATACAGAACATTTGCTAGTGTGAGTTGTCTTCAAAAGGGTTATCTTTAAATCAACTCTCCCCAAGCACAGAGTGACAAATTTTTTCTGTAAAATTATACTTCCTCGACTAGAGCTTTCACAAGATGGACATTGATCGAGCAGAAAAGCATAAATAGCTAACTGCATTGGGTATTGGAGCTAATTGAATAGATGGTTCACCTTTCTCCATCACTTTGACTTCATGTTTGTTACTTGTTATTATTGGAATGGGACCCCTTTGTCATTCAGAAACATTTCCAAGCAggatatttttttctttccacaaACAGAGTATCCTTAAACTTATTCTGAAGTATTACTTGATGCAACAACCTTAGCATTCATCTCATTTCCATTtgtgtttgcatttttcttttttccttgttGAGCCCAGGTATATAGTTCTTCTACTCCCAGGGAAGCAAATAGTGGGTCAGTACTAAAGCGCCTTAGTATTTTAGCAAAATGGACCAAGTTGGAGGAAGTCTACCAAATAAGTTATGAAAATTCCATATGTACACTAACCCCTTACATTCAAAATGCCTAAAATGATCATTAGCTGATTTTTCATCGAGTTATGATGAACTTATTAAAGTTTGAAGCATTAGAGGATTCTAAGCCAACAGTATCAAACAATGCCATCTTTAGCCTGTAAAGAAGCTGACAATTTTTTCCACTGATAGTGTTTTGACAGACAACAAAATGTTTATACCACTTTTACTACTACTTCTTAgtattatcatgaaatcaactGAAAAAGCATGCAAAACTTTAATAGATGGCATTATTCATTGCTTATTCAAGTTTTCAAGATTAACATCCCGATATGCAGGGGAGCCCAATGCAAAACCCACTAAATCAGTCAGATCCAGACCCTGTAAGACAGACAAAACCCAATAGACAACAAAAATACAATTATATTTTATACATTGCAGATAAAAACAGCAAGACTGACCTTGACCAAGTTCACAGCACGTGGTGAAAAATCACAGGCATGGATAAATATATCTGGATATCTTGCAACCAAAGGAAAGATAGTGTTCCCCACCCCACAGCCAACCTTGTGTAAAAAGAAAGTCATTATCATTACAATTCTccacaaattaaaaaaagattCTTGAATACATGATGTGAATATCTTTGTGAATACAATAGATGGCAAATAATTAAGGAAGTGCAGAGAGGATAATCAGAGTCTAGCTTTCACACATCACGAATGCATCAAAAGCAGAAATTTTGTCAAGTGACACAAGAGCAAATGCCACGTCTGTTTGAAAAAAATCTCTCTAGAATCATTGAATCATGTTTCCTTTCAAGAACAAAGCAAAAAGGAAGACAATTAACGATTTTCAATTGCATTCTTTTTCAGGGTATAAAATGGCTTCACTACAAGTTTTCATGCTACATGTACTAGGATAAAACTTTCACGGCAGAAAATTTTCgggcaaaggaaaaaaaattttcaaactccttAGTTTTCAAATGCAGAAGGATTGGAGAACCAATCCTTTATCTTGCACAAGAAAATTCACGAAGAGTATAAGATAGGCATATAAACTAACCATCAACACATTCCTAGTGTCCATAACTAGCAGCAATTTCACATTTCAGTATCATTACATTGGCATCCATTCAGAAGGTATCAATATGATTCTGTGCAGATGTGTGTCAAAATCTTTCATCTTTCTAGCGTAATTTTTTATCCCTGTAAGAACAAGGAAAATATTCCAACAATTTTTTTGGCAGCAGCGCATGACCAAAATGAGAAATATGTGTAAAATTGCAGTAGaaaaatccaagaattcaaaTACATGAAAGAGTAAGCATAGTCAACAGTGAGCAATTCAAATAGACTAGCATAGAATAGATTAGATTGAGGAAAAGTTCAATTATTTTCACTGCTACAAAGAGATTGAGGAAAACCATAGAATGGACTAGCATGAAGTTGCCGAACTACTAAGTTTTTCTTCAGAATAGGGAGTGAGATTACCTCCAGAATGACTTTTCTTCCAGCACCCTGAAGAAATTGAGcgaattttgttatatttgtgaAATAGGCAAGCAAAAAATAGTACAAACTACTTTTACATGTTGAAATGAAGCCAAAAAAGGAAGATGTACTCACAGAAAAGTAATGTCCCCATTCCTTGTCCAAGTAATGCCGGTCCTTAAAGAACTGAGGCACAAAAATAAGTTAcaagtaaataaaaaagaaagaacatgGCATGACAGAAATCTCATAAAAGCAGTTGTAAACTACTACTTCTCAAGGAAGAAATTAAGTATCAGTGGCAGTAAACCAAAAGTCACGACAGGGTGAAGAAAAACTATAAAGCTTGTCCATAGCATGCACCGAAGAGATATTATCAAGTAATAAATAGTTAGCAGTAAGAAAAAGCCAAAAGAGAATGAGCAGGTTAAGAAAGAGCAGGTAGGAAACTGACTTTATCTTGATGGCATTTGTAGAATATATCCCAGTACTTCTTTGCATCTCTTTCATACTTCTCTGCACGGATTAAATCATTGGAAACAAAAAAGTTAACCAATTTTATGGAAAACAGTATGATACGGCCATCAAAAGATACTGAGACAGAAGCAGGTAAACCAACCAACCTCTCCAGAATGGGGAAATTTCACCATTTGAGCTACCGTATATTTGAATCTGTGGCTGCGCCTGTTGTGGCACCTCTGTCGTAGCTGGTTGGTAGGACTCCATTTTCACCCTCCTCTAAAAGAACAGACATAAAACCCAAGAATAATGGTTAGCCACCATGACGGATTGTGTGAATCTTAttcaaaaaacaagaaaattgaatAGGTGTAAATGAGTTCACTTAATAAAGGGTGCTGCCAAAACTGGTCGGATTGGGACACTATCTGATTACCAGTTTGACCGCCTACTGTTCATGTAATATCATGTCAGCTTGTCTCCCAAATCCAATAGCATTTGCCTAGTTTAAAGATCGACCAAATggaaaaatttagaaattttccGGAGAGAATTTCGAGAGATTGATAAAACTTACTGGCTTAATTCCGTAGGCTCCTCGGGGGTATTCTGCAGATTCTCCCTTCTTCTCTAGGTAATTTTTTAAAGAGCGATGGAAAGAAGGGGTTTTCTAACCTCTAAAACACTGAAAGAGAGGTCTGGGGCTGCTTGTGCATGTTGGGGAAATAGAGCGGTAGACGAAGGCGTGCTAATTTAAAGCAACACCTTTTATGAAATGAAAACAAGTCCGCCTTGAAAGCGTTGTTGTTTATTCGGTAATATTCCACGCGCTTTCATGGTGGGGGCATTGTTTCCAGCAAGTTAGGACCTCTTTGCAATAGCTGTGCTTTATTATAGCCAGATTGCCCCTGTTCTTTTGATCTCTTTGCAATCAGAACCTCTAAAATACTTTTACCACAAGTTCAAGTTTAGCTTTTGTATTCTAAAAACAATTTGGTCCTGTTTGATAATTGAattcaacatttaaatttaatatattcaaatcTTAACATGTTTAGACATGTTTAATAATAAAAACTAgaatatctaaattaattaagtgacactgaattttttagAGAATTTAGACAAAACTTGGTTTAAAATAAGTAATATgttatttacttttcatttaatattatatacacttAAATACATCagatttagtacttaacaattcaataatttaatagatttaaaattcatatttcagttttcaaatttcaatttcattaAATGCACCCTTAAACACCAAAGGTAAAGAGTTCAACATATTTTTCATAAACTTAGAAATAAATTAAGAACAgaaatatattctaaaacttaAATCTCAAGAtaagaatttgaaaaactaCTTATGCAAATATTAGtccaaaaacaaaactaaatatttttttaaaactaaaattttctttGCAAAACCCTCGTGAAAAAGGTATTTTGTGATAAACAATTTGCTATCCATAATCTCAACACGTTTTTATGATttagctatatatatatatatatatctaatcTTCACCCTTATTGTTTGGTACAAGTTACAACATGGTCAATGATTGTTTTGCATTGATAGCTTAAATTTCCTGCTAGTGATTAATATTTCTAAACATTTTACAAATTTCTAGTGGTTAGTATTTTACTTAGCTGCTGCCTATTTAGTTAATTGCTATAACTAAGTGATACATTTTCataatatcaagaaaaaaaataaggggCTATCTCGGCAATTctctcaaaaaataaataagccCAAAGCTGTTAACGTTTCTTTACCGGTCACCAACGGTGGTGCGTCGTTACACACAGCCACACAGTAGCAGATCTCTGAGTGTTCACCAACGGTAGTTGTTTGTTCCCACCTGAAAACAAAATCagatcgaaaccctaattaagCTCAAATTGAATCCAATTTAGGAGTTCTCTTAATTAATTTCGACAATGACGTCGTCTGAAGTTCAATCAGACGACAACTCATCACCGGTCGCTAGTCTTCTCCCGCTGGCCTCCGCCTCGCAGCAGCCTTACGTCTCTGAACTCCTCTCTTTCACCCTCGACCGCCTCCACAAGGTACCTAGAGCTAACTCCGTGATTAATTCAATCTTTTGTACTAGAAATTGCAATGTGATCATAATTTTCTTCTTATAATTTGTAGGAGCCGGAGCTATTGAGAGTAGATGCGGAGAGGATACGGAGGCAGATGCAAGAGGTGGCGGTGGGGAACTACCGTGCTTTCATTTCTTCTGCTGATGCCTTGCTTTCTATTAAAGACGAAGTTTCCTCGATCGATAAACACCTCGAGTCTTTGGtaatttgacttttcttttttatgtttaaattttgtaattttcttgTGCAATTTGGAGTAATTTTGTGCGATTGATTTTTCTTTGCTGGTTTTTTTTATGTCTATGGCTAAAGATTAGATTGTTTAGTggtaagttaaaaaaaaaatgtgatcTTTCAATTTGGTACGTGTTAGAGTCTCAACCTGCAGATGAAATGTGATGGGGTCTGAGTAACTCCTGGTGGTTGATGATGGTATGGTAGTAATGCAGAATGTGCAGGGTCGTTTTTTGAAGGTAATAGCTTAAATATGGGGTTCATTCGATCAAGTTGCATATACCACTCAAATGTGCTTCAGTGGACACACTTGACCTACGGTAAGAATCAGCATCCAGAAAGAATTTGTACGTCTTTATTGGAAGACGCCTAAGAAGAAAAGTAGAATAGCGAAATTAGGAAGAGGGCAATACTGTTACTTTCACGAAATATTTGAATATCAATCAAACTAAAATCAGGTTGGAAAACTAATGTTTAATTTCTAGGATGTTACTTCTCAGCATTGTAAATAGCAGAAGACTACAGAtgttaaattttgaaaagtcaACAGTTTAAGAATTAGGCCAATGGTTTTCGTGGTCCTGGTTTAGTTGATTGCACTTTAGTCCTATTTCTTGATTACCTCCAAAGAATAATGTACATCCAACATCTCCATTTCTAGACAACAGTTTATGGGTTTCTTTTGTCTTCTTGGGCTAATGAGATGTGATGTAGAGATTGGAAAGCTAAAAGAAAGTTGGAAACTGACTGACCGATAGTTAGTTGACAATAGCTTAATTAGCACAAGTGTACTGCCCCAGATATGTCTGTTTCCAGTCTCCAGTGGTTAAAGTTGATTCTACATTACAAAATCTACTAAAAAGTAGTTAAACAAAACTAGGAAGAAGAGCAAGTTCATAACTTGCTCTTAGTTGCACAAGATACAAGCCTCTTTAAAGTGCCTTTCTTTAAAAACTTAGTCATTTAAATGCACCTTCCTCTTAGCCTAGGCATGGAAGACATGGAACTCTGATGAATACGGCTAAGATGATGAAGTCAATTTCTTGTAATTTGGCCTCTTAATCAAGCTTAGGAATGACTAATTATATTctttaccttttcttttatatatgcTTTGGGGACAAGCTTATATTGATGTTGGTCTAAACTTGAACTACAGTGGTTCACTTGTCGTTAGTTACTCTTAGTCATCCTGAAATCATATTCTTTCTCCCCTGACATGGTTCTCATTTCAAGATATTTGTGTTGCGAACTCATTTTGTCGTACATGTGCTTATGTAGGACTTGCAGTCAAAAATATGCATTGTATGTAACGACAACTAGATAATTCTGAGCTGCATGCTTATGTAGCatttggaaattttaaaatatacGTGATTTATCTTAAGCATTTGAACATTGAAAGAGTCAATGTGACTAGACACCACTAGACATCAACATTATACATGAGTAGTAAGTTGATAAGATTGTTATAGGAATTTAAATGAAAATGAGGATAATTATTTCATGAAAGCTGCTATGTATTTAGTGTTAAAAAACATCAGTATCTGTCCTTCGGGTCTGTCCTTGAATGAATTCTGATCCAGAAATATGTCCACATAAACTCTTTCATACTTCAGGGTGTGCAATTACATAAGTAGGTTTTGTGGCCAATGAAATAAAATGACAAATTTTGAATGTGTTTTCCAATTATGTAAGCTTTTTAGTTGTTATGCCAAAACTCAGTTGTAGACAGCATTTGGAGATCATTCTCCTTGCTGAGTTGCGTTGATGATGAAGTTATATTAGTTCATATGTTTCTCTTGTTTGGCAGATATCTGAAATCCCAAAGTTATCTTCTGGTTGCTCTGAGTTCGTTGACTCTGCAGAACAAATATTggagaagaggaagatgaaccAAACTCTTCTGGCAAACCATAGTACTTTGCTTGACTTGCTTGAAATTCCTCAGCTGATGGACACGTATGTCTCTGACCATGTTTTAAAATAATGCAATAAATTCAATTAATGGTCTCTGTTCGGAACGATGGATAGATAAAGCTAGTTGTACCCTTTATGCCTTTGCTTTTCCAGTAAGTTTGTCATGTCTTTAATCTTGATCTCAGAATGGGGAAATTTAGATGATGATATGAATACTGTGGGATACACTTAATGCAATTGCTCAGTGTTTATTGTTTCTGTAGCATTATCCTGGTTGTCTGGTAGTTGGATCTTTTCTTCGGATGACTATCACCATTCTTCTTGCTGGAGTAAATTAGCATGACTTTCCTCTGAATTTTCTTTGGTTCCATGGACCTTCCCTCTAGTTTTGATAGACAAATCCTTTACTCAATTCTGGTCACGGTACTCTCTTATGTCATGAATGTCCCATTGTACCACCACTGAACTTGAAGCTGTTGTTGAATGAATTCTATTTGCAATACTGGTATAACttcatgatgtttatgttaccATGTGCACAACTTGTGTACCTTCTCCAAACTGTTTATTGCTGCTACCTATGCTTGAGGATTGAAGAGAACTAACCACCTGCTGTTGAAACTTTGACACTGCATAAAACTGTCTTTACTACATTTGTTATTTGTGAGATAGAACTTCCAGAAATAGTTTAGGTATCCAGTACTTCTTCTATCTTATACATGAGAAAGAGGTAAAATGTTGGTAACTTATCATCGTTACTTGAGCTGACAATAGCAGCTTTGGTCATAAATCTTACGTATGTAGATTATAATTTTTGTACTCTgtgtgggtttttttttttaatttgttttctttagGATATGGGTAGTGAAGGGAGTTTGTTTGTACCTCATATGATACCTCTTTAGTGTGTGTTTTATTTTGCTGTTATTCTTACTCTTTATAGCTTAATTCTAGATTTATAAGAAGCTGTTGATTATTTCTAGATGTGTACGGAATGGCAACTATGATGAAGCTCTGGATTTAGAAGCATATGTTGCTAAGCTATCGACAATGCATCCAAAGTAAGTTACTTTCTTTCTTCATGGTTTAAACCACCAATTTCATTTGTCAAATTTATTGAGGCTTGTTGTGAGGCagttgtttctttctttttgcccCTTGAAAATAGATTACCAGTTATTCAGGCACTTGCTGCTGAAGTTCGGCAGACCACACAGTCTCTTCTTTCTCAACTCCTCCAAAAACTTAGATCAAACATTCAGGTGCTTTGCCAAAGCCTAACTTGTAGGTTATACTGTTCATGTGATGCAAAGTGATTTGTGATAGAATATTGATGCTAAGAATTCATCAGTTGTTCATTTTCTCTTGCAGTTACCAGAGTGTCTCCGTATCATTGGATACTTACGACGAATAGGAGTATTCAGCGAGTATGAAATGCGCCTACAGGTAGCTTTGTTAAGCTTGATATATAGGTTCTAGCATAGTTTCATATCAGCCTTATGCTTTCTCTACATTCTGttctattttcttcttcttaagCTTAGATTGATCAAGATCTCATGTCTTTGTGATGTTACAGTTTCTCAGATGTCGTGAGACATGGCTTGCTGGAATTCTTGATGACTTTGACCAGAGAAATGCTTATGAATATTTAAAAGGGATGATAAGCTGTCATAGGACACATCTTTTTGATGTTGTTAACCAATACCGAGCCATCTTCGCTGATGATACATCAGGAAGTGAAGAAAACTATGATGGTGGACTTCTCTTTAGTTGGGCCATGCATCAAATATCCTTACACCTTAAAACTCTTAAGATCATGCTACCAAAGATAACTGAAGGAGGATCTTTGTCCAACATTTTGGAACAATGCATGGTCAGTAACATCATTGCCTTCTGTTTCAAAATTGCAAGTGCATGTCACATGCATTTTTCTGAAATCCCAACCACAATGCTATGTTCTACTTTCTTCTTCTCTTATGGTTTAATTGTACTTTACTGCTTAAGATTGTTTGAAAAGTTCAGTTCGTGTAGCAAACTGCAAACTAGTAAGAGCATGCCAAGGTCTGGTTTAACAATGACTTTTATCACTTGATTTCTTTTGGCATTTGATCTTTTATAACTTATACCAACCTAATAACAGAGTACTTCTAAATCAAATGATGATTGTATTTCCTAGTGACTTTTAGAAATAGATATTGAACCAATGCTACAACCTAGAAGAAGTCTTTAAACCTTCATGATTCCTTTTGTGATTGTGTGGTCTGAAGAAGCATGTCCCTGACTACCATGTTTGATGCCATAAAAATTCAAGATCActttattgttttgattttagTTTCTAGATCTTTGACTCTTCTCATCTAAAAGGAGATTCCAGTCTGTAGGATGTATTCTTAGAAGACATCATATTGGGTTAACTTCCTTGCTCTAAAGTTATGCATGTCTATAATTGGACTTCCATAATCAAAGGTTGACCTTTTTACTCGTGGTTCTTGTTATCTTAGGTATTATATGCCTCTTTTAGTTTTTGCAACCTAATAGCTCAAGAAGAAAGGCAGTTAACCAAATATAAGGGCTTCGCTCTTACAGTGCCATTCTGTACCGTATCAGTGGAATATGTAGTGATGGAATGTATGTGGTTTTATTATTGCTATTAACTGCGATGGTTAAagatagtaaaaaaaaatgaaatgtgCTTTAACTTGCAATTGGCTACAATTTAAAATGGAAGTGTAAAAAATGTGGTATGACTTGCGGATGCTGACTCATGACACCATTTCTTTTTCACTGTGTTTTCACTTCTTCTATGGGTTTGCCCTATAAATGTAAGCAAGGTGATTTCCTGCTTcagattattttcattttgaacTCTTTTTGGCATTTAGCTTGGTGATGATGTTCTATTTATTTCTGTCTTGCAGTATGGTGCCATGGGATTGGGCTGGGTTGGATTGGATTTTCGAGGCTTACTTCCTCCACTCTTTGAAGAGTAATATAACGTTTCttctgtattttttttaaatcatgtAGACATTGAAGCAACCTGTGAATGTGACTGCCTTTATTCTGGTCAATTGAACAGGGCAGTTCTCAATTTATTCTCCAAGAATATGAATACAGCCGTTCAGAATTTTCAGGTAGTTTAGAAGCCTTGCTTTTTGGTTTTGATGTTGTTGCAAGTTTTCTTCTCTTAGCTAAAGATTGGGTTACAGTTTCTCTTCTTACTGAAGTGCCTCCTCAACATTCTATGTATTATTTTTGGCATCTGATTTGCGATTTTCCATATTCTTCCAGCTAGTACTTGATGCTCATCGCTGGGTCCCGCTACCAGCTGTT from Coffea eugenioides isolate CCC68of chromosome 8, Ceug_1.0, whole genome shotgun sequence encodes the following:
- the LOC113781308 gene encoding conserved oligomeric Golgi complex subunit 8 gives rise to the protein MTSSEVQSDDNSSPVASLLPLASASQQPYVSELLSFTLDRLHKEPELLRVDAERIRRQMQEVAVGNYRAFISSADALLSIKDEVSSIDKHLESLISEIPKLSSGCSEFVDSAEQILEKRKMNQTLLANHSTLLDLLEIPQLMDTCVRNGNYDEALDLEAYVAKLSTMHPKLPVIQALAAEVRQTTQSLLSQLLQKLRSNIQLPECLRIIGYLRRIGVFSEYEMRLQFLRCRETWLAGILDDFDQRNAYEYLKGMISCHRTHLFDVVNQYRAIFADDTSGSEENYDGGLLFSWAMHQISLHLKTLKIMLPKITEGGSLSNILEQCMYGAMGLGWVGLDFRGLLPPLFEEAVLNLFSKNMNTAVQNFQLVLDAHRWVPLPAVGFPSSTFGEESQEDVNPPPNLMEHPPLAVFVNGVSAAMNELRPCAPLSLKRILAQELVKGLQGVSDSLLRYNTTRMLRDNESILFLALCRAFLEVVFPHCAMCFGRCYPGGASLITDAKNLFDGITRLVINSPSRELPRSVPSVEGKNISENGNLPSLENGVVSTIERTASANLEEQQNNLTPQDGERITRRSSM